A stretch of the Kroppenstedtia eburnea genome encodes the following:
- a CDS encoding AI-2E family transporter, translated as MDRLTQSRWLGTALLVLMILGILFLLVQIEPLIRAVFLFIKAVLGPFLVAVIISYLLNPVVNLLANRSLPRSLAVLLIYSLFIGAIAILLTHLVPLLNTQLAELSEHLPEWNARVQSWIDQYNHSKDSLPDSVRLGIEKSLNRMEGAVTDGVGNLMDSLGSTLNQLFLVVIIPFLAFYMLKDVDVIEKSLITLLPVRRRKEVLHLFRDVDEALGNYIRGQLLVCASVGILAYIGYLIIHLPYALILALLVAVFNVIPYLGPFFGAIPALLVAMTISPEKMIAVIVVNLLVQMVEGNILSPQIVGKTLHMHPLFIIFALLVGGEAGGVIGLILAVPFFAVAKVIVEHVVAHYMKKQP; from the coding sequence ATGGATCGGTTGACGCAAAGCCGTTGGCTGGGGACGGCTTTGCTGGTTCTCATGATCTTGGGGATTCTGTTTTTGCTGGTCCAGATTGAACCGCTGATCCGGGCGGTGTTTCTCTTTATCAAAGCGGTGTTGGGTCCTTTTCTGGTGGCAGTTATCATCTCCTATCTCCTGAATCCGGTGGTCAATCTGTTGGCCAATCGTTCCCTTCCCCGCTCCCTGGCCGTTCTGCTGATCTATTCTTTGTTCATCGGTGCAATCGCCATCCTTTTAACCCATCTGGTTCCACTGCTCAATACGCAATTGGCCGAGCTTTCCGAACATCTGCCGGAATGGAACGCCCGGGTTCAGTCCTGGATCGACCAATACAACCACAGCAAGGATTCCCTTCCCGATAGTGTGCGGTTGGGGATTGAAAAATCCCTCAATCGAATGGAAGGGGCTGTCACTGACGGGGTGGGCAATCTGATGGATTCCCTGGGATCCACCCTCAATCAACTTTTTTTGGTGGTGATCATCCCCTTTCTCGCCTTTTACATGTTGAAAGATGTGGATGTGATCGAAAAATCATTGATCACCTTGCTTCCTGTCCGTCGGCGGAAGGAAGTGCTCCACTTGTTTCGGGATGTGGATGAAGCCCTGGGCAATTACATCCGGGGACAGTTGCTCGTCTGTGCCAGTGTGGGTATACTGGCTTATATCGGGTATCTGATTATTCACCTGCCCTATGCCCTGATTCTCGCCTTGCTGGTGGCTGTTTTCAATGTCATCCCTTATCTGGGTCCCTTTTTCGGAGCGATCCCTGCATTGTTGGTGGCGATGACGATCTCTCCGGAGAAGATGATCGCAGTTATCGTTGTCAATCTGCTGGTTCAGATGGTGGAGGGAAATATCCTTTCCCCCCAGATCGTGGGCAAGACGTTGCATATGCACCCTCTGTTCATTATTTTTGCCCTCTTGGTGGGAGGGGAAGCCGGTGGAGTTATCGGTCTGATTTTGGCGGTTCCCTTCTTTGCCGTGGCCAAAGTGATTGTGGAGCATGTGGTGGCTCATTACATGAAAAAACAGCCCTGA